From Pseudoalteromonas sp. R3, one genomic window encodes:
- the asnA gene encoding aspartate--ammonia ligase — protein sequence MLQQYLQTQQQIARAKALFSQQLTDKLGLIEVQAPILAKVGDGIQDNLSGTEKAVKVKVKTLSDSDFEVVHSLAKWKRKTLGDYGFGAGQGLYTHMKALRPDEDKLSPIHSVYVDQWDWEQVICAQSERSLDKLKETVQTLYSAIRETEQQLASDYGLTPFLPQHITFVHSEELRRMYPDFTPKQREKAIAQEYGAVFLIGIGGELGDGKIHDVRAPDYDDWSTPTCEQYQGLNGDILVWNPVLEDAFEISSMGIRVCPDSLQRQLSLTQDEQRLEQDWHQSLLAGALPQTIGGGIGQSRLVMLLLQKQHIGQVQVGVWPEQIKTEVSGLL from the coding sequence ATGTTGCAACAGTATCTGCAAACACAACAGCAAATAGCTCGTGCAAAAGCACTTTTTTCACAACAACTGACTGACAAGTTAGGCCTGATTGAAGTCCAGGCACCTATCCTGGCAAAAGTAGGAGACGGGATTCAGGATAACCTCAGCGGCACTGAAAAAGCCGTTAAGGTTAAGGTGAAAACGCTGAGTGACAGCGACTTTGAGGTCGTGCATTCACTGGCAAAGTGGAAGCGTAAAACACTTGGCGATTATGGCTTTGGCGCAGGGCAGGGACTCTATACGCATATGAAGGCGTTACGTCCGGACGAAGACAAGCTGTCACCCATCCACTCGGTGTACGTTGATCAGTGGGACTGGGAACAGGTGATCTGTGCGCAGTCAGAGCGCTCTTTGGATAAACTCAAAGAAACGGTTCAGACCCTGTACAGCGCAATTCGTGAAACCGAGCAGCAACTGGCGTCTGACTACGGGCTGACCCCATTTTTACCGCAGCACATCACTTTTGTGCATAGTGAAGAGCTGCGCCGTATGTATCCGGATTTTACGCCCAAGCAAAGAGAAAAAGCGATTGCTCAGGAGTATGGTGCGGTGTTCCTGATTGGTATTGGCGGCGAGCTGGGGGATGGCAAAATACATGATGTCAGAGCCCCGGACTATGACGACTGGTCAACACCCACCTGCGAGCAATATCAGGGACTCAACGGCGATATTCTGGTTTGGAACCCGGTACTCGAAGATGCCTTTGAGATTTCGTCCATGGGGATCCGGGTGTGTCCGGATAGCCTGCAACGTCAGCTCAGTCTGACTCAGGATGAACAAAGGCTAGAGCAGGACTGGCATCAGAGCCTGCTGGCCGGCGCACTGCCACAGACGATAGGCGGGGGGATTGGTCAGTCTCGTTTGGTGATGCTGTTACTGCAAAAGCAACATATTGGTCAGGTCCAGGTTGGTGTGTGGCCTGAGCAAATTAAAACTGAAGTTTCTGGGTTACTTTAG
- the asnC gene encoding transcriptional regulator AsnC, which produces MENYQIDNLDRSILHALMDNARTPYAELAKRFAVSAGTIHVRVEKMKQAGIIVGTRVSINAKQLGYDVCCFIGVNLKHARDYPATIEQLEGFEEVVEAYYTTGNYSIFIKVMARSIDHLQDVLINKIQTIEAIQSTETLISLQAPIMREVMP; this is translated from the coding sequence ATGGAAAATTATCAAATCGATAATCTAGACCGTTCTATCCTTCATGCATTAATGGACAATGCCAGAACACCCTATGCTGAACTGGCCAAACGCTTTGCCGTCAGTGCAGGGACCATTCATGTACGGGTCGAAAAGATGAAGCAAGCCGGTATTATCGTAGGCACCCGGGTCAGCATAAATGCCAAACAGCTGGGTTATGATGTCTGCTGTTTTATTGGTGTAAACCTCAAACATGCGCGAGATTACCCGGCCACCATTGAACAACTCGAAGGGTTTGAAGAGGTTGTCGAAGCCTATTACACCACGGGTAATTACAGCATTTTTATCAAAGTGATGGCACGTTCTATTGACCATCTTCAGGATGTACTGATCAACAAGATCCAGACCATTGAGGCGATCCAGTCAACCGAGACCCTGATCTCCTTGCAGGCACCAATAATGCGTGAAGTAATGCCTTAG
- the trmH gene encoding tRNA (guanosine(18)-2'-O)-methyltransferase TrmH, with product MEENRFQRVKRILDQRQTDLTVCLDEVHKHHNLSAIVRTADAVGCHHVHAVWPQEQRRLTNNTSGGSKNWVETHMHDDIDQAVAAIRTQNPGIQLLATNLSDTAVDFREIDYTKPTAVIVGQERLGISDRALEHADQHIVIPMAGMVQSLNVSVAAALILYEAQRQREEAGLYQRKDMLDPTIKHKLLFEGCHPIIANRCVEKGLPYPALDEFGEIVADEAFWNTLKFSQKG from the coding sequence ATGGAAGAAAACCGTTTTCAGCGCGTTAAGCGCATTTTGGATCAACGCCAGACTGATTTAACTGTGTGCCTGGACGAAGTCCACAAACACCACAATCTGTCGGCTATAGTGCGCACAGCCGATGCGGTCGGCTGCCATCATGTTCATGCGGTATGGCCGCAGGAACAAAGACGCCTGACCAATAACACCTCAGGTGGCAGTAAAAACTGGGTAGAAACCCATATGCACGACGACATAGATCAGGCCGTTGCCGCGATCCGTACACAAAACCCGGGTATTCAACTGCTAGCGACTAATCTCAGTGATACTGCCGTAGATTTTCGCGAAATTGATTATACTAAACCGACTGCCGTTATTGTTGGACAGGAACGTTTAGGGATCTCAGACAGAGCGCTGGAGCATGCCGATCAGCATATCGTGATCCCAATGGCAGGTATGGTGCAGTCGTTAAATGTCTCTGTAGCCGCAGCACTGATCTTGTATGAAGCACAGCGCCAGCGTGAAGAAGCGGGATTATATCAGCGTAAAGATATGCTCGACCCGACGATTAAACACAAGTTACTGTTTGAAGGCTGTCACCCAATCATTGCCAATCGCTGCGTAGAGAAAGGCCTGCCTTACCCGGCTCTGGATGAGTTTGGCGAGATCGTCGCCGACGAGGCTTTCTGGAACACTCTGAAATTTAGCCAAAAAGGATAA
- the recG gene encoding ATP-dependent DNA helicase RecG: MSRPNLAQYAITDLKGVGPKAAERLAKLGIRSVQDMLFHLPLRYEDRARTYRIAELMPHTHVSVEGEIEQANITFGKRRMLVCQINDGTGRITLRFFNFSAAQKNAMQSGKIMRCFGEVRRGRVGLEMAHPEYSIRDELSDKPQGADTLTPVYPTTEGLKQLSIRAIAEQAVILLHKYDIDDHLPQQFRPNQLSLKEALLTLHQPPQNVALDQLELGQHPAQQRLAFEELLAQNLSLLQLRQQGQAVKAVSLPPNNLLETEFLAQLPFKPTAAQSRVVAEIKGDLQQPYPMMRLVQGDVGSGKTLVAALSALTAIAKGYQVALMAPTEILSEQHNINFQNWFATLGIEVVWLAGKTKGKERERVLERISSGQAQMVVGTHALFQEQVQFSNLALIIIDEQHRFGVHQRLSLREKGKFNDCYPHQLVMTATPIPRTLAMTAYADLETSVIDELPPGRTPITTVAVPDTRREEVIERVRRACIEQQRQVYWVCTLIDESEALQCQAAEDTAEQLTKALPELNIALVHGRMKAQEKQQIMQDFKQAQSHVLVATTVIEVGVDVPNASLIIIENPERLGLAQLHQLRGRVGRGDIASHCLLLYHAPLSATAQKRLGVLRDSNDGFVIAERDLEIRGPGEVLGTRQTGLAELKIADLSRDKVLLPQVRSLAFTLLQQHPQAVEPLIQRWLPNRSEFAMA; this comes from the coding sequence ATGTCTCGCCCCAATTTAGCCCAGTACGCCATCACCGACCTCAAGGGAGTCGGCCCAAAGGCCGCAGAGCGGCTGGCCAAATTGGGGATCCGCAGTGTTCAGGATATGCTATTTCACCTGCCATTGCGTTATGAAGACAGAGCCAGAACTTACCGCATCGCCGAACTGATGCCGCACACTCATGTGAGTGTGGAGGGTGAAATAGAACAGGCCAATATCACCTTTGGCAAGCGCCGTATGCTGGTGTGCCAGATAAACGATGGTACAGGCCGTATTACCTTGCGCTTTTTCAACTTCAGTGCAGCACAAAAAAATGCCATGCAAAGCGGTAAAATCATGCGCTGTTTTGGTGAAGTACGCCGTGGCCGGGTCGGCCTTGAAATGGCCCACCCCGAATACAGTATTCGCGATGAACTGAGTGATAAACCCCAAGGCGCAGATACCCTCACGCCGGTTTATCCGACAACGGAAGGGCTTAAGCAACTCAGTATTCGTGCCATTGCCGAACAGGCCGTTATTTTGCTGCACAAATACGATATTGACGATCATTTGCCACAGCAGTTCCGGCCCAATCAGCTGAGCTTAAAAGAAGCCCTGCTGACGCTCCACCAGCCCCCCCAGAACGTCGCTCTGGACCAGCTGGAACTGGGTCAGCACCCGGCACAACAACGCCTGGCCTTTGAAGAATTACTGGCACAAAACCTTAGCCTGCTACAGCTCAGGCAGCAAGGTCAGGCCGTCAAGGCCGTATCTCTGCCGCCCAACAACCTGTTAGAAACCGAATTTCTGGCTCAACTCCCGTTTAAACCCACAGCGGCACAGAGCCGGGTGGTGGCCGAGATCAAAGGCGATTTGCAACAACCCTACCCTATGATGCGCCTGGTGCAAGGCGATGTTGGCTCAGGTAAAACCCTGGTCGCGGCGCTGAGTGCACTCACGGCCATTGCCAAAGGCTATCAGGTGGCGTTGATGGCACCAACGGAGATTTTATCCGAGCAGCACAACATCAATTTCCAAAACTGGTTTGCGACGCTGGGTATTGAAGTCGTCTGGCTGGCAGGTAAAACCAAAGGGAAAGAGCGTGAACGTGTGCTTGAGCGCATCAGCTCAGGTCAGGCGCAAATGGTCGTGGGCACCCATGCGCTGTTTCAGGAGCAGGTGCAGTTTAGCAATCTGGCCCTTATCATCATTGATGAACAACACCGCTTTGGCGTTCATCAGCGCCTCTCGTTACGTGAAAAGGGTAAGTTTAACGACTGCTATCCGCATCAGCTGGTTATGACGGCCACGCCAATCCCACGGACACTGGCAATGACTGCCTATGCCGATCTGGAAACCTCAGTGATCGATGAACTGCCACCAGGGCGCACCCCCATCACAACCGTTGCCGTTCCTGATACGCGTCGCGAAGAAGTGATTGAGCGAGTGCGACGCGCCTGTATTGAGCAACAGCGACAGGTGTACTGGGTCTGTACTTTGATTGATGAATCCGAAGCCTTGCAATGTCAGGCGGCCGAAGACACCGCAGAGCAGCTCACCAAAGCCCTGCCTGAGCTGAATATAGCCCTGGTTCATGGCCGTATGAAGGCGCAGGAAAAGCAGCAGATCATGCAGGACTTTAAGCAGGCGCAAAGTCATGTACTGGTAGCAACGACTGTCATTGAAGTAGGTGTGGATGTGCCCAATGCCAGCCTGATCATCATAGAAAACCCGGAACGCCTGGGGCTGGCACAGCTACACCAGTTGCGTGGCCGGGTTGGCCGTGGTGATATCGCGTCGCATTGCCTGCTGCTTTATCATGCGCCTTTATCAGCAACGGCGCAAAAGCGCCTGGGTGTGCTGCGCGACAGTAATGATGGCTTTGTGATTGCCGAACGGGATCTGGAGATCCGCGGCCCCGGTGAAGTACTGGGTACTCGCCAGACTGGTCTGGCCGAGCTTAAGATTGCCGATCTGAGCCGGGACAAAGTGCTGCTGCCTCAGGTGCGCAGCCTGGCCTTCACCCTGCTGCAACAGCATCCACAAGCCGTTGAGCCACTGATCCAGCGCTGGCTGCCCAACCGCAGCGAATTTGCCATGGCTTAG
- a CDS encoding VOC family protein — translation MAKLIHSMVRVMDLQKSLAFYHDVLALGERRRIEFDDFSLVYLGNQEAEFELELTWNHGTGEPYELGNGYGHIAVVVDDLAPVHAKAQALGYQPKEMKSFYNGDTLVARFFFIADPDGYQIEVIERSETFK, via the coding sequence ATGGCAAAACTCATTCACAGCATGGTTAGGGTAATGGACTTGCAAAAATCCTTGGCATTTTACCACGATGTATTAGCACTGGGCGAGCGCAGGCGCATTGAGTTTGATGATTTTAGCCTCGTTTACCTGGGTAACCAAGAGGCCGAGTTTGAATTGGAATTGACCTGGAACCATGGTACTGGGGAGCCCTATGAGTTGGGTAACGGCTATGGTCATATTGCTGTGGTGGTGGATGATTTAGCGCCAGTGCATGCAAAGGCACAGGCACTGGGTTATCAGCCTAAAGAGATGAAGTCGTTTTACAACGGCGATACATTGGTAGCACGCTTTTTCTTTATTGCCGATCCCGACGGCTACCAGATTGAAGTGATCGAACGTTCAGAAACGTTTAAGTAA
- a CDS encoding ribbon-helix-helix domain-containing protein → MCELYASANPASYEVIRRSMRIQGAVTSLALERQIWDLLQEIATAEQLSVAEFVSTLYQEVLERQGEVKNLASLLRITCLTYLADHTRSRS, encoded by the coding sequence ATGTGTGAATTATATGCCTCGGCCAATCCAGCCAGTTATGAGGTCATACGCCGTTCGATGCGTATCCAGGGGGCCGTAACCAGTCTGGCACTGGAGCGCCAGATCTGGGACCTGTTACAGGAGATAGCAACTGCAGAGCAGCTCAGCGTAGCTGAATTTGTCTCAACCCTGTATCAGGAAGTACTTGAACGTCAGGGCGAAGTAAAAAACCTTGCTTCTTTGCTGCGGATCACCTGCTTAACCTACCTGGCCGATCATACGCGTAGTCGCAGCTGA
- the galU gene encoding UTP--glucose-1-phosphate uridylyltransferase GalU yields the protein MKAVIPVAGLGTRMLPMTKAIPKEMLPIVDKPLIQYIVKECAAAGISEIVLVTHSSKNAIENHFDTSFELEATLEMRVKRTLLDEVRSICPETVTIMSVRQGEAKGLGHAVLCAKPIVGDDDFVVLLPDVILDEYTADQKSENLAAMVRRFKDTKLSQIMLEPVPREDVNKYGIADIQGVELKPGESAPINHMVEKPAVDKAPSNLAVVGRYVLSRNIWPLLERTPLGAGGEIQLTDAIDMLMESESVEAFHMSGRAHDCGDKMGYLKAIVEYAMRDEKLGKEFSQFVKSL from the coding sequence ATGAAAGCTGTTATCCCGGTAGCCGGTCTGGGCACTCGCATGTTGCCCATGACAAAAGCTATCCCAAAGGAAATGCTACCTATTGTCGACAAACCTCTCATTCAATATATCGTTAAAGAATGCGCAGCAGCGGGTATTTCAGAAATCGTACTGGTAACACATTCTTCAAAAAATGCGATTGAAAACCACTTTGATACCAGCTTTGAATTAGAAGCGACACTTGAAATGCGAGTCAAGCGTACCTTACTCGATGAGGTGCGCTCTATATGTCCTGAAACCGTGACCATCATGAGTGTACGTCAAGGTGAAGCAAAAGGTCTGGGGCATGCTGTATTGTGTGCTAAGCCAATTGTGGGTGATGACGACTTTGTGGTGTTACTGCCTGATGTGATCCTGGATGAGTATACGGCTGATCAGAAGAGTGAGAATCTGGCTGCTATGGTACGCCGATTTAAAGACACTAAATTAAGCCAGATTATGCTTGAACCTGTGCCCCGTGAAGACGTAAACAAATATGGTATCGCAGATATTCAGGGAGTAGAGCTCAAACCGGGCGAGAGTGCACCAATCAATCATATGGTTGAAAAGCCTGCAGTCGATAAAGCGCCTTCTAACCTCGCCGTTGTTGGTCGTTACGTATTGTCGCGCAATATTTGGCCTTTACTGGAGCGCACGCCACTGGGGGCCGGTGGCGAGATCCAGTTAACCGATGCCATCGATATGCTTATGGAGAGCGAAAGTGTAGAGGCCTTTCATATGAGCGGCCGTGCGCATGATTGCGGCGACAAAATGGGTTATTTGAAAGCCATCGTAGAATATGCGATGCGTGATGAAAAATTGGGGAAAGAGTTTAGTCAGTTTGTGAAGTCATTATAA
- a CDS encoding DUF3718 domain-containing protein, producing the protein MKVIPLVIGVSLGVSALTVSFASKANDQLAVSLCEYIAADDKRRIRSTLKSSRVKIRNVYDSIQCNGNNMLRHAIASNAVDAGEFIVKSLPKSALEDGADIAWAESNGHGGSALIAAIKKRAGL; encoded by the coding sequence ATGAAAGTAATTCCTTTAGTTATTGGTGTGAGTCTTGGCGTTTCGGCATTAACAGTAAGTTTTGCGAGCAAAGCAAACGATCAGCTAGCAGTTTCTCTGTGCGAGTATATTGCAGCTGATGATAAAAGACGTATCCGTAGTACGCTAAAGAGCTCACGGGTTAAAATCCGTAACGTATACGATTCAATTCAGTGTAATGGTAACAATATGCTGCGCCACGCCATTGCTAGTAATGCAGTAGATGCAGGTGAATTTATCGTCAAGAGCTTGCCAAAAAGTGCTTTGGAAGATGGTGCTGATATCGCATGGGCTGAAAGCAATGGTCACGGTGGTTCAGCTCTGATTGCAGCTATCAAAAAGCGTGCAGGCCTGTAA
- the folA gene encoding type 3 dihydrofolate reductase, with amino-acid sequence MIISMIAAMANGRIIGDDNAMPWHLPADLKHFKAVTLNKPVVMGRKTFESIGRPLPGRRNIVISRNPNYSAEGIEVVSSPQDALALVDGSEEVMIIGGGNIYEQFLPLSNRLYLTYIDLEVSGDTRFPDHTQVGEWHEVASQAFEADEKNLYSYKFVTLNKGI; translated from the coding sequence GTGATAATATCAATGATTGCAGCGATGGCAAACGGACGTATCATTGGCGATGATAACGCTATGCCCTGGCATTTACCGGCTGACTTGAAACATTTTAAAGCCGTCACCTTGAATAAACCTGTGGTGATGGGGCGCAAAACATTCGAATCAATCGGCCGCCCTCTGCCTGGCAGACGAAATATAGTGATCAGCCGCAACCCAAATTATAGCGCTGAAGGCATTGAGGTGGTTTCATCACCACAAGATGCTTTAGCTTTAGTGGACGGAAGTGAAGAAGTAATGATCATTGGAGGTGGAAATATTTATGAACAGTTTCTACCCTTAAGTAATAGGCTCTATTTAACTTATATAGACTTAGAAGTCTCAGGAGACACGCGCTTTCCTGACCATACTCAGGTAGGTGAATGGCACGAAGTAGCAAGCCAAGCTTTTGAGGCAGATGAGAAAAATTTGTATAGTTATAAGTTCGTAACTCTAAATAAAGGAATATAA
- the rpmA gene encoding 50S ribosomal protein L27, with amino-acid sequence MAHKKAAGSTRNGRDSESKRLGVKRFGGESVLAGNIIVRQRGTKFHAGTNAGIGKDHTIFAKADGKVVFEQKGPLNRKYVSIIAE; translated from the coding sequence ATGGCACATAAGAAGGCAGCTGGTAGTACTCGTAACGGTCGCGATTCAGAAAGTAAACGCTTAGGTGTTAAGCGTTTCGGTGGCGAATCAGTACTTGCGGGTAACATCATTGTTCGTCAACGTGGTACTAAGTTCCACGCTGGTACTAACGCAGGTATCGGTAAAGACCACACAATCTTCGCAAAAGCAGACGGTAAAGTTGTTTTTGAGCAGAAAGGTCCTTTAAACCGTAAATACGTTAGCATCATTGCTGAGTAA
- the rplU gene encoding 50S ribosomal protein L21 codes for MYAVFQSGGKQHRVTEGQTIRLEKLDVETGASIEFDSVLLVADGEKIEIGAPFVNGGKITAEVVSHGRGEKIKIVKFRRRKHSRKQMGHRQWFTEVKITGISA; via the coding sequence ATGTACGCGGTTTTCCAAAGTGGTGGTAAACAGCACCGTGTGACTGAAGGTCAAACAATTCGTCTAGAGAAACTAGACGTTGAGACTGGTGCATCAATTGAATTTGATTCAGTACTTCTTGTAGCTGATGGTGAAAAAATCGAGATCGGTGCGCCGTTCGTAAACGGTGGTAAGATTACAGCTGAAGTTGTATCTCACGGTCGTGGCGAGAAAATTAAGATCGTTAAATTTAGACGTCGTAAGCATTCTCGTAAGCAGATGGGCCACCGTCAGTGGTTCACTGAAGTTAAAATCACTGGCATTAGCGCTTAA
- the ispB gene encoding octaprenyl diphosphate synthase, producing the protein MDIKAIQRLIEQDMLAVNQLIGDQMQSDVALVNQLGLYIVNSGGKRIRPMLALLVAKALGYQGDKHVTLATIIEFIHTATLLHDDVVDESALRRGEPTANAEFGNAASVLVGDFIYTRSFQLMVGLENMEVMQILADATNVIAEGEVLQLMNCNDPDTTEQSYMQVIYSKTAKLFEAATMLPAVILDKSEATKDALKLYGMHLGTAFQLVDDVLDYSANAEQLGKNIGDDLAEGKPTLPLIYAMRHGTDQQVAQIRDAIANGNGLDNLNEILTTLEQTSALEHTMERARTESQKAIEQLSVLEESEHKTALVSLAKLAVERSY; encoded by the coding sequence ATGGATATCAAAGCGATCCAGAGATTGATTGAGCAAGACATGCTTGCCGTTAATCAACTTATAGGCGACCAAATGCAATCTGACGTCGCACTGGTTAATCAACTTGGCTTATATATAGTCAATAGTGGTGGGAAACGTATCCGCCCTATGCTGGCACTTTTGGTTGCTAAAGCGCTGGGGTATCAGGGCGATAAGCACGTTACACTGGCGACCATTATCGAGTTTATCCACACAGCCACTTTACTGCATGACGACGTCGTTGATGAATCAGCTCTGCGTCGAGGTGAACCCACTGCTAATGCCGAATTTGGTAATGCGGCAAGCGTGCTAGTTGGTGACTTTATATACACCCGTTCTTTTCAGCTGATGGTTGGGCTTGAGAATATGGAAGTCATGCAAATTCTGGCAGATGCAACCAATGTCATCGCTGAGGGCGAGGTTTTACAGCTGATGAACTGTAACGATCCGGACACGACAGAGCAAAGCTATATGCAGGTAATCTATAGTAAAACGGCTAAACTGTTCGAAGCCGCAACTATGTTACCCGCAGTTATTCTGGACAAATCAGAGGCCACCAAAGACGCCCTGAAACTTTATGGCATGCATCTGGGCACAGCTTTTCAGTTAGTGGATGATGTGCTCGACTACAGCGCCAATGCTGAGCAACTTGGAAAAAACATTGGTGATGACTTAGCCGAAGGCAAACCAACCCTGCCGTTAATTTATGCGATGCGCCACGGCACTGATCAACAGGTTGCACAGATCCGTGATGCCATAGCAAACGGTAATGGCCTCGATAACCTGAACGAAATCCTGACTACGCTTGAGCAGACCAGCGCGCTTGAACACACTATGGAGCGCGCCCGGACTGAGTCGCAAAAAGCCATAGAGCAACTTAGTGTACTCGAGGAGTCAGAGCACAAAACAGCTTTGGTTTCATTGGCAAAACTAGCGGTAGAGCGCAGCTATTAA
- a CDS encoding oxidative damage protection protein, whose amino-acid sequence MARTVFCQKLQKEAPGLDFQLYPGEVGERIFNNISKEAWQQWQHKQTMLINEKHLNMMDPEHRQQLEDQMVGFLFEGKDVEIEGYRPKEG is encoded by the coding sequence ATGGCACGTACCGTATTTTGTCAAAAGTTACAAAAAGAAGCTCCTGGACTGGATTTTCAACTGTATCCGGGTGAAGTTGGCGAACGTATCTTCAACAACATCAGTAAAGAAGCGTGGCAGCAATGGCAGCATAAACAAACTATGCTGATCAATGAGAAACATCTAAACATGATGGATCCTGAACACCGCCAGCAACTCGAAGATCAGATGGTGGGCTTTTTGTTTGAAGGTAAAGACGTTGAGATTGAAGGTTATCGCCCAAAAGAAGGGTAA
- the mutY gene encoding A/G-specific adenine glycosylase yields MTVNNEQAQWFAKQVVDWYQLHGRKTLPWQLEKTPYKVWVSEVMLQQTQVVTVIPYFERFMARFPTIIDLANAPEDEVLHHWTGLGYYARARNLHKTAKIVRDEYQGKFPETLEQVMALPGIGRSTAGAVLSLSLGQPHPILDGNVKRVLARFFMVEGWYGVKKVENHLWALTDALTPKDRVTEYNQAMMDLGASLCSRSNFDCEACPLVSRCQAYQLGRVKEFPNSKPKKVKPKKAAYHLIMRAEDKVLMEKRPSSGIWGGLFGFFEFTELAELEAFLAQQGIVGNRQTLASFVHIFTHFELTITPVVIDLNQIPDCVHDNPLLWYELAQPAEVGLAAPTKKLVKVLKAMG; encoded by the coding sequence ATGACAGTAAATAATGAGCAAGCCCAGTGGTTTGCCAAGCAAGTTGTCGACTGGTACCAGTTACACGGGCGTAAAACGCTGCCCTGGCAACTTGAGAAGACCCCATATAAAGTTTGGGTGTCAGAAGTAATGTTACAACAAACTCAGGTTGTGACTGTGATCCCGTATTTTGAACGCTTTATGGCGCGCTTTCCAACCATCATTGATTTAGCAAATGCACCAGAAGATGAGGTGTTACACCACTGGACTGGGCTTGGCTATTACGCCCGTGCAAGAAATCTGCACAAGACCGCAAAAATTGTCCGTGATGAGTATCAGGGGAAGTTTCCTGAAACGCTGGAACAGGTGATGGCGCTACCAGGTATTGGTCGCTCCACGGCGGGGGCTGTGCTCTCTCTATCGTTGGGGCAGCCGCACCCGATTCTGGATGGCAATGTAAAACGTGTACTGGCCCGTTTCTTTATGGTTGAAGGTTGGTATGGCGTTAAGAAGGTTGAAAACCACCTGTGGGCATTGACCGATGCGCTGACACCCAAAGACAGGGTGACAGAATACAATCAGGCAATGATGGATCTGGGGGCCAGTTTATGTAGTCGCAGCAATTTTGATTGTGAGGCTTGCCCTTTGGTCAGTCGTTGTCAGGCGTATCAGCTGGGCAGGGTGAAGGAATTTCCTAACTCTAAGCCAAAAAAAGTGAAGCCCAAGAAAGCTGCATATCATCTGATAATGCGTGCAGAGGATAAAGTATTAATGGAAAAACGGCCAAGCAGTGGCATCTGGGGAGGACTGTTTGGTTTCTTTGAGTTCACAGAGCTTGCAGAACTTGAAGCATTTTTGGCACAACAGGGGATAGTGGGTAATCGTCAAACACTGGCGTCTTTTGTTCATATATTCACGCACTTTGAGTTGACCATTACCCCTGTGGTTATCGACTTAAATCAAATCCCAGATTGTGTGCACGATAACCCATTATTGTGGTACGAGTTAGCACAACCTGCCGAAGTGGGCCTGGCAGCACCGACTAAAAAGTTGGTTAAAGTATTAAAGGCAATGGGGTAA
- the trmB gene encoding tRNA (guanosine(46)-N7)-methyltransferase TrmB: MNESSKTALEQAEQEGKYIRKVRSFVKREGRLTKGQAAAIEKCWATMGLEHAQGRLDFAEVFGNDNDVVVEIGFGMGKSLVEMAKNAPDQNFIGIEVHRPGVGACLMEADEQGVTNLRVFEHDAVEVLADCIPDASLAKLQLFFPDPWHKKRHHKRRIVQAEFVEKLRTKLRIGGVFHMATDWENYAEHMLEVMQSAPGFANQSDSNDYVPRPDFRPLTKFEQRGHRLGHGVWDLMFERTA, from the coding sequence ATGAACGAATCGAGTAAAACCGCTCTGGAACAAGCTGAGCAGGAAGGCAAATACATTCGCAAAGTGCGTAGCTTTGTAAAACGTGAAGGCCGCCTGACCAAAGGGCAAGCTGCAGCTATTGAAAAATGCTGGGCAACGATGGGCCTGGAGCATGCTCAGGGTCGCCTGGACTTTGCAGAGGTGTTTGGCAACGACAATGATGTTGTGGTTGAGATTGGTTTTGGTATGGGCAAATCGCTGGTAGAAATGGCGAAAAATGCACCGGACCAGAACTTTATTGGCATTGAGGTACACCGCCCAGGTGTCGGTGCTTGCCTGATGGAAGCCGATGAGCAAGGTGTCACCAACCTGCGTGTATTCGAGCATGATGCAGTTGAAGTACTGGCAGATTGTATTCCAGACGCTAGCCTGGCAAAACTTCAGCTGTTTTTCCCAGATCCATGGCACAAAAAACGCCATCATAAACGCCGTATCGTTCAGGCCGAATTTGTCGAGAAGCTCCGCACTAAGTTACGTATCGGGGGTGTTTTCCATATGGCAACAGACTGGGAAAACTACGCAGAGCATATGCTGGAAGTAATGCAGTCAGCGCCTGGTTTTGCCAACCAATCAGACAGCAACGACTATGTACCTCGCCCGGATTTCCGCCCCCTGACTAAATTTGAGCAGCGCGGTCACCGCCTGGGTCATGGTGTATGGGATCTGATGTTTGAACGCACAGCCTAA